TATGGCGGCGGGCGCATCGACAGCCTCGGCGATCATCGCATCGCCATGGCGTTCAGCGTCGCCGCGCTGCGCGCCCGCGAGGCGATCGTGATCGATGACTGCGCCAACGTGGCGACCTCGTTCCCGGGCTTCATCGAGCTGGCACGCAAGGTTGGATTGGCGCTCGAAGAGCGGGCCGAGGAGGGTGCATGAGCCAGGACGCTTGCGCCGCGGTGCTCGCCATCGACGGCCCCGGCGGGGCTGGCAAGGGCACGGTCAGCCGGCTGATCGCCGAACGCCTGGGCTGGCATCTGCTGGATTCCGGCGCGCTCTACCGACTCACCGCCCAGGCGGCGCTCAAGCACGGCATCGCCCTCGACGACGAGCCGGCGGTGGCGCGCTTGGCCGGGTCGCTGGATGTCGCCTTTCTCGCCGAGGACGGCGCGGCGCGGGTGGTGCTCGAGGGCGAGGACGTCAGCGCGGCGATCCGTACCGAGGCGATGGGCGAATGCGCCTCCCGGGTTGCGGCACTGGCGGCGGTTCGCCAGGCGTTGCTGGCCCGCCAGCGCGACTTTCAGAAGCCGCCCGGGCTGGTCGCCGACGGCCGCGACATGGGCACCGTGGTGTTTCCCGGCGCGGCGCTGAAGATATTTCTCACCGCCTCCGCCGAGGAGCGTGCCCGCCGCCGCCTCCTCCAGTTGCAGGAAGCGGGCGTGGATGCTAGTCTACCGAGTCTTTTAAAAGAGATTCAGGCTCGCGATGCGCGCGACATGCAGCGTGCCGTGGCTCCGCTCAAGCCGGCCGACGATGCCATTGAGCTGGATACCACCGAGCTGTCGATACCGGATGTGGTGGATCACATTCAGAGGCTGCTTGAGGATCGAAGTCTGATCGCCTCGATCTGAAGTGAAGTCCCCGATGCGACGACGCTTCCGGGTGCCCCCGGCAAGATGTAATGACGTGCTCCGGCAACCTGACCCCATGCGACTGAGAGCCGGATCAGGTCGAACCAGCGCCAACATCCCCGGGGATTTGTAAAGTAGGCCCGCACTCGCTGGTGGTGTGGAGAAGGCGACAACCGCCATTACCGTTGATCACGTAGGATGCTCATGAGCGAAAGCTTTGCTGAACTGTTCGAACAGTCCCTCCAGGACATCAACATGGAACCCGGTGCCATCGTCATGGCCACCGTGGTGGACATCGAAGGTGACTGGATTACCGTCAATGCCGGCCTGAAATCCGAAGGCCAGATCCCCGTGGCGCAGTTCCGTAACGATAACGGCGAACTGACCATCGGCATTGGCGACGAAGTCAAGGTTGCACTCGAAGCCGTCGAAGACGGGTTCGGTGAGACGCGTCTGTCCCGCGAGAAGGCCAAGCGTGCCGAAGCCTGGAAAGAGCTGGAAGCCGCCTTCGAGAAGGACGAGATCGTCAAGGGCGTGATCAACGGCAAGGTCAAGGGCGGTTTCACGGTCGACGTGGCCTCCATCCGCGCCTTCCTGCCGGGTTCGCTGGTCGACGTGCGCCCGGTGCGCGACACCACGCACCTCGAGAACAAAGAGCTCGACTTCAAGGTCATCAAGCTCGATCCCAAGCGCAACAACGTGGTCGTTTCCCGCCGTGCCGTGCTCG
The genomic region above belongs to Halomonas zincidurans B6 and contains:
- the cmk gene encoding (d)CMP kinase, which encodes MSQDACAAVLAIDGPGGAGKGTVSRLIAERLGWHLLDSGALYRLTAQAALKHGIALDDEPAVARLAGSLDVAFLAEDGAARVVLEGEDVSAAIRTEAMGECASRVAALAAVRQALLARQRDFQKPPGLVADGRDMGTVVFPGAALKIFLTASAEERARRRLLQLQEAGVDASLPSLLKEIQARDARDMQRAVAPLKPADDAIELDTTELSIPDVVDHIQRLLEDRSLIASI